In one Gossypium hirsutum isolate 1008001.06 chromosome D09, Gossypium_hirsutum_v2.1, whole genome shotgun sequence genomic region, the following are encoded:
- the LOC107891715 gene encoding uncharacterized protein, whose protein sequence is MFASTPDFVEKKDQWMNMKDHDDHIIIYDDDDDDDGVTSSSSSSFIGDEYSRTCSSSSSLDMADDASSSSSTIDGPLFHLSELMAQLPIKRGLSKYFQGKSQTFTSLSNVNTIEELAKKETPFYRKKLKACKSHKLCTPPRATIGKKLWRNHGLSSSCPGRKVRSSFLGGRPPLIPIPKKF, encoded by the exons ATGTTTGCAAGTACTCCAGATTTTGTTGAGAAGAAAGATCAGTGGATGAACATGAAGGATCATGATGATCATATCATTatttatgatgatgatgatgatgatgatggggtTACaagttcatcatcatcatcattcatCGGGGATGAATATTCAAGAACttgttcatcatcatcatcattagatATGGCGGATGAtgcatcttcatcttcttccaccATTGATGGACCTTTGTTTCATTTATCTGAGCTCATGGCCCAACTCCCCATCAA GAGGGGACTTTCCAAGTATTTTCAAGGGAAATCACAAACATTTACTTCACTTTCAAATGTGAACACCATTGAAGAACTTGCAAAGAAGGAAACCCCATTTTATAGGAAGAAATTGAAGGCATGTAAAAGCCATAAATTGTGCACTCCTCCAAGGGCCACTATAGGTAAGAAATTATGGAGAAATCATGGGCTTTCATCATCGTGTCCAGGGAGGAAGGTTAGAAGTAGTTTTTTAGGTGGTAGGCCTCCCTTAATTCCTATTCCAAAGAAATTTTGA